The Glycine soja cultivar W05 chromosome 6, ASM419377v2, whole genome shotgun sequence genome has a window encoding:
- the LOC114416789 gene encoding uncharacterized protein LOC114416789 encodes MNAVAISIYELLHVQMLIRLGGFKIEMTGMIDRLEVSFQRQFNYHDQVPHKIGGGKTGNKYMKTNDGLRRPMESSKHYIDSPWPAVTYDIMAPSPVVGSSFKLVYQQILDSQAQLLEGKEYHKIQNPTVETNDHPHAPADSNIYTQPEDVSSDSAARALRQPKVGYCKICEVHLPYCKTLEMHNQENSHQRMLKLYEEIQRLKTSNVQIPNSQKNLVVLPKTVHISGKNGHPQKNMSSEASILKHKNYLKKGMGLTCEIPAKGPEVKPRDNSGAQGHGFKQNIRGLKIGKSSFKLQSQRILASQTPVSEHKEHAIHIGTESQLSKDTADCENQSCTDEKNNQLLPSIVAEFNSPSGSSTNTPTTDECSKAEQRIEILTHQSGTTQLSQVAVCLQCGNAGFPETLVFCNKCQVYARHRYCLDGPVIFTDDVTWFCEDCEAKVTSFHDSCTLLPSGKNISLNSGNDASQARIEPKSCIESVKNKQEPQNIIAKTMVLLSDNHSLSHHGLSQCINNAEKENKFEKEFQPDPKDEANTSESLNATVPYPIADPVWRGSLRISDPSFGTVIGLLAHVSTLASPKVLEETRFFPDVLCPDLRPRTAVWPKSFMKCGPNMDSIALYFFPDSERVERAFHKLVEDMMYFDLSLRTEVENAELLIFPSILLPIQCRRFQEKYYLWGVFRAKKPSL; translated from the exons ATGAATGCTGTAGCCATATCAATTTATGAACTGCTTCATGTTCAAATGCTTATTAGATTAGGAGGTTTCAAAATAGAAATGACTGGAATGATAGATCGTTTAGAGGTTTCCTTTCAGAGGCAGTTTAACTACCATGACCAAGTTCCTCATAAGATTGGTGGAGGCAAAACAGGTAATAAATATATGAAGACAAATGATGGGTTAAGAAGACCCATGGAATCATCTAAACATTATATTGATTCTCCATGGCCAGCTGTGACATATGATATAATGGCACCATCACCTGTGGTGGGGTCTAGTTTCAAGCTTGTATATCAGCAAATCTTAGACTCACAGGCACAATTATTGGAAGGCAAAGAATATCATAAGATTCAAAATCCTACTGTAGAAACAAATGATCATCCACATGCCCCTGcagattctaatatttacacCCAACCAGAAGATGTGAGTTCTGATTCTGCAGCAAGAGCACTAAGACAACCAAAAGTGGGATACTGTAAAATTTGTGAGGTTCATCTACCCTATTGCAAAACATTGGAAATGCATAACCAAGAAAATAGTCATCAAAGAATGTTGAAACTATATGAGGAAATACAGAGACTAAAAACTTCAAACGTACAGATTCCAAATTCTCAAAAGAATTTAGTAGTTCTACCTAAGACAGTTCATATATCTGGGAAAAATGGTCACCCACAAAAGAATATGAGTTCAGAAGCTAGTATTTTGAAGCACAAGAATTACCTGAAGAAAGGTATGGGGCTGACTTGTGAAATTCCAGCTAAAGGACCTGAAGTGAAACCTAGGGATAATAGTGGCGCACAGGGTCATGGTTTCAAGCAGAATATTAGGGGTCTCAAAATAGGTAAATCAAGTTTCAAGCTACAGTCTCAACGCATTTTAGCTTCACAGACACCTGTATCAGAACACAAAGAACATGCTATACATATTGGAACAGAATCCCAATTATCAAAAGACACAGCAGATTGTGAGAACCAAAGTTGTACTGATGAGAAAAACAATCAGCTGCTGCCATCAATTGTAGCGGAGTTCAATTCCCCTTCAGGTTCCAGTACTAACACCCCAACTACAGATGAATGTTCTAAAGCTGAACAAAGGATAGAGATTCTCACCCATCAGTCAGGGACAACTCAGCTGTCTCAG GTAGCTGTTTGTCTTCAGTGTGGCAATGCAGGGTTTCCAGAGACACTTGTGTTTTGCAACAAGTGTCAGGTATATGCACGTCATAG GTATTGTTTAGATGGACCTGTGATTTTTACGGATGATGTTACTTGGTTTTGTGAGGATTGCGAAGCAAAGGTGACATCTTTTCATGATAGTTGTACTCTTCTCCCATCTGGAAAAAACATCTCTCTAAATTCAGGAAATGATGCATCCCAAGCCAGAATAGAGCCAAAAAGCTGCATAGAGAGTGTAAAAAACAAGCAAGAGCCACAAAATATTATAGCTAAAACAATGGTGCTGTTATCTGATAATCACAGTTTGTCTCATCATGGGTTGTCTCAATGCATTAACAAcgctgaaaaagaaaataagtttgaGAAAGAGTTTCAACCAGATCCAAAAGATGAAGCTAATACTAGTGAGTCTTTAAATGCTACTGTTCCATACCCTATTGCTGATCCAGTCTGGag GGGAAGTTTGCGCATCTCCGACCCAAGTTTTGGTACTGTCATTGGTCTTCTGGCCCATGTGTCCACTTTAGCAAGCCCCAAAGTTCTGGAGGAGACAAGATTTTTCCCTGATGTGCTTTGCCCAGACTTGCGCCCAAGAACTGCGGTGTGGCCAAAGTCTTTCATGAAATGTGGACCAAATATGGATAGCAttgctctttatttttttcctgatAGTGAAAG AGTTGAGAGGGCCTTTCACAAGCTGGTAGAGGACATGATGTACTTTGACCTTTCCTTAAGAACAGAGGTTGAAAATGCTGAGCTTCTAATTTTTCCTTCTATATTACTCCCTATTCAATGCCGAA GATTTCAAGAAAAGTACTACTTGTGGGGTGTCTTCAGAGCAAAGAAACCTTCACTGTAA